The following is a genomic window from Alkaliphilus sp. B6464.
GGAAATACCCCTTTTGAGCTGTATAATTTAGATATTAGTTTAGAGGAAAATAGCTCTGTACCTATTTCTATATTAAACAGTTTAAGAAGGGACGCAGTAGAAAAGCTAGTGGATTTAAGAAAAACTAGACATAGTAGAGAAAAAACAGAAGATTTAAGGTTTACAAAAAAACTAGAAAGTCTTAAGATATCAAGTGAAAATCGAGATGAGAAAATAACTAAACAACAAAAAATATCTGTAAAATTAGATACATTAGAGCAACTAAAGGTGGCTTTAAATTATTCAATTAATCGTATTTATTATGGAGATATATCTACTCTTAAAGAAGCTATATCATTATGTAAAGATAAAAATATAGAAATTTACTTAAGAACACCGTCTATACTAAAAGATAGTGAATATGAAATTTTAGAAAAGTTAGTAAAAGGATTAAAGTTTGATGGAATTTTAGCTGGTGATTTGGGAATAATTAGGTTTAACGATACTTATTTAAAGCTCCCATTGATAGGGGACTTCTCATTAAACGTAATGAATAGTTACACTATTAATTCCTTTGAAAAGCTTGGCTTAAGTGGAATTACACTGTCACCAGAGTTAGATTTCAAGACTATTTATAAGTTAAATCTAGATAATGCATTAGAAAAAGAGGCGATTATATACGGAAAGACGACTGTTATGGTTACTGAGTATTGTCCTTTAGTTCAGGAAAACCAATGTGATCATAAATGCAGAGAATGTCGTTACCCTAAATATAAGTACCATTTTGGATTAAAGGATGCTAAAAACGTGACATTCCCAGTTGGAAAAGATTATTGGGGAAGAAGTACGATTCTTAATTCAAAGCCTTTATTTATGTTAGATAAGCTAAATGATTTTAAAGACATTAATATAGGGTGGTTAAGATTAGAATTTACTGATGAAACTAATAGTGAGATAGAAGATATAATAGTAATGGCTTTAAGTAATATGAATAATATATTAACGGGCAAAAAATCAAGATATAGTGAAGACTATACTAATAAACTAAAAGATGGATTTACTAGGGGACATTATTATAGGGGAGTAGAGTAATAAATTAAATATAAATCAAAATAGAGTCTATTATATTATATATAAATAGCTCTTTTTTATGAGATTAAGCAAAATTAATAATAAACTTAAGAAAAAATTTATAAATAGTTAAAAACAATTTAAAGTATATACTATATAATTAGTAGCATATACTACAAAATTTAAAAATGATTAGAAATAATTGTTTTAAGTATTACTTTAACAGGGGGTATTATATGATTTTACTTAAAAAACGATGGAATGAATATAAACATTTTTTATTACTTTCGTTATATGGACTGCTATATATATGGTTTTACTACTTAGAAAAAACTGTTGTTCCGAAGTATGATATGTTTTCACCTATGGATATGAAAATTCCTTTTATAAAAGAATTTGTTATACCATATTTATTCTGGTACATATATATGGCATTTGGGTTTATTTATTTAGGTATTGTATCAAAAAAGGATTATTATAGACTGTTTTTATTTATGTTCTTTGGTATGGTCATATGTTATGCTATTTATGGGATTTTTCCAAATGGACAAAGTCTACGTCCTGTAATTACTGAAAATGATATTTTCTCAAGGATTATGAAAGGTATTTATGCTGCTGATACACCTACTAATGTGGCACCTAGCATACACGTATTGAATTCTATTGCAATACATGTAGGTTTAATTGGCTACGAACCATTTAAAAAAAATATGGCATTAAGGATAACCTCTTTTATACTTATGATTATAATTAGTGCATCTACAGTATTGGTTAAGCAACATTCTATACTAGATGGAATATGGGCTATAGCACTATCTATGGTGCTTTATGTAGCTATTTATTTAGTTCCAGATTTAGTAGCAGGAAGACAAAAGGCGGCAAGAAGAGAGAAAAATACATCTATATCTATGTAAAATAAGTTAAATATCAACTTTAGTTTAGAATTTTAAAACCTCATCGACTTTTTTCAAAGTTGATGAGGTTTCTTTTAGTATGTATAGGAGACTATCTATAGTTTGTAAATTGTAGGTTCATTGGTAGATCAGCTTCCCTTATTAGTTGTATAGCAGCTTGAAGATCATCGCGATTTTTTCCAGATACTCTAACTGCCTCTCCCTGAATAGAAGCTTGTACCTTTATTTTCGAATCCTTTATCAATGTAGTAATTTTCTTAGCCTGATCCTTATCTATCCCTTGTTGAAGCTTAATAACTTGCTTTGCCCTGCCACCTAATGCATGCTCTACTTTTCTATACTCTAAAGCTTTTAAAGAAATATTTCTTTGTGTCAGTTTGGTTTGTAGAATATCTATTACATTTTTAAGCTTTAATTCATCAGGAGCATTAATTGTTACTTCTGAATCACTTCTGTCTACAGTTGTATTTGTTCCTTTTAAGTCAAAGCGCTGAGAAATCTCCTTCATAGATTGATTAACAGCATTATCTACCTCTTGTAAATCAATTTGTGAAACAATATCAAAAGAGTTATCTTTTGCCATTCTTATCCCTCCATATTACGTAGTTAATTAATATTATATATGCTTTTCTATTAGAAAGTCTAGCCATATTACATGAGAAACATAATATATGATAACTTTATGTAAAAAAAGGTATACATATATAAATATAAATAATTTCTGTAAATATTTTATTGGATAATAATTAACAATAAGGAGGAATAGGAGGCCAAAAAATGAAAGAAGTTATAGAATACGGAACATTAATAAAAAGGAATGGTAGATATAAAGATACAGTAGCATATAAAATGATATTTTTAGATGAAACATATTTAGAAGAGATTTTAGATCTTCAAGAGAAAGTATTTAAAACCTTAGATAATCCAGAGACATTTGTACCAGACACAAAAGAATTCATGGAAAAATCAATTTTCCCTCCAGATCAAGGAAGGGTTATAGGAGTTTTTACTAATGAAGGCTTGATTGCCTATAGAACTATAAATTTTCCAGGTAAGGATGCGAAAAACTTAGGTCGAGAGATTAATTTGATTGGAAATGATTTGGACAAGGTAGCTCAT
Proteins encoded in this region:
- a CDS encoding phosphatase PAP2 family protein, with amino-acid sequence MILLKKRWNEYKHFLLLSLYGLLYIWFYYLEKTVVPKYDMFSPMDMKIPFIKEFVIPYLFWYIYMAFGFIYLGIVSKKDYYRLFLFMFFGMVICYAIYGIFPNGQSLRPVITENDIFSRIMKGIYAADTPTNVAPSIHVLNSIAIHVGLIGYEPFKKNMALRITSFILMIIISASTVLVKQHSILDGIWAIALSMVLYVAIYLVPDLVAGRQKAARREKNTSISM
- a CDS encoding YajQ family cyclic di-GMP-binding protein; this encodes MAKDNSFDIVSQIDLQEVDNAVNQSMKEISQRFDLKGTNTTVDRSDSEVTINAPDELKLKNVIDILQTKLTQRNISLKALEYRKVEHALGGRAKQVIKLQQGIDKDQAKKITTLIKDSKIKVQASIQGEAVRVSGKNRDDLQAAIQLIREADLPMNLQFTNYR